From Streptomyces sp. CMB-StM0423, a single genomic window includes:
- the ychF gene encoding redox-regulated ATPase YchF — protein sequence MSLTIGIVGLPNVGKSTLFNALTKNEVLAANYPFATIEPNVGVVGVPDPRLTTLAGIFNSQRILPATVDFVDIAGIVRGASEGEGLGNKFLANIRESDAICQVIRAFRDENVVHVDGKVSPKNDIETINTELILADLQTIEKVLPRLQKESRIKKDLAPKLTAIEEAKAILDTGQTLFAAGIAQGTERAELLHDLHLLTAKPFLYVFNVDEDELADEPFKDERRALVAPAEAIFLNAKLESELAELDEADALELLQSVGQEEPGLVTLARVGFATLGLQTYLTAGPKEARAWTIKKGATAPEAAGVIHTDFQKGFIKAEVISFDDLVTTGSVPEARAAGKARMEGKDYVMRDGDVVEFRFNV from the coding sequence GTGTCGCTCACGATCGGAATCGTCGGACTGCCGAACGTCGGCAAGTCGACCCTCTTCAACGCCCTGACCAAGAACGAGGTGCTGGCGGCCAACTACCCGTTCGCCACCATCGAGCCCAACGTCGGCGTTGTCGGCGTCCCCGACCCCCGCCTCACCACCCTGGCGGGCATCTTCAACTCCCAGCGCATCCTCCCGGCGACGGTCGACTTCGTCGACATCGCCGGCATCGTGCGCGGCGCGAGCGAGGGCGAGGGCCTGGGCAACAAGTTCCTGGCCAACATCCGCGAGTCCGACGCGATCTGCCAGGTCATCCGCGCCTTCCGGGACGAGAACGTGGTCCACGTCGACGGCAAGGTCTCGCCGAAGAACGACATCGAGACCATCAACACCGAGCTGATCCTCGCCGACCTCCAGACCATCGAGAAGGTCCTCCCGCGGCTCCAGAAGGAATCCCGCATCAAGAAGGACCTGGCCCCCAAGCTCACCGCCATCGAGGAGGCCAAGGCCATCCTCGACACGGGCCAGACCCTCTTCGCCGCGGGCATCGCGCAGGGCACGGAGCGCGCCGAACTCCTGCACGACCTGCACCTGCTGACGGCGAAGCCGTTCCTCTACGTCTTCAACGTCGACGAGGACGAACTGGCCGACGAACCCTTCAAGGACGAACGGCGCGCCCTGGTCGCCCCGGCAGAGGCCATCTTCCTCAACGCCAAACTCGAATCCGAACTCGCCGAACTCGACGAGGCCGACGCCCTGGAACTCCTCCAGTCCGTAGGCCAGGAAGAACCGGGCCTGGTCACCCTGGCCCGCGTCGGCTTCGCCACCCTCGGCCTCCAGACCTACCTGACCGCAGGCCCGAAGGAGGCCCGCGCCTGGACCATCAAGAAGGGCGCCACGGCCCCGGAGGCGGCGGGCGTGATCCACACGGACTTCCAGAAGGGCTTCATCAAGGCGGAGGTCATCTCCTTCGACGACCTGGTCACCACAGGCTCGGTCCCGGAAGCCCGCGCGGCAGGCAAGGCCCGCATGGAGGGCAAGGACTACGTGATGCGGGACGGCGACGTGGTGGAATTCCGCTTCAATGTATGA